In Gossypium hirsutum isolate 1008001.06 chromosome D01, Gossypium_hirsutum_v2.1, whole genome shotgun sequence, the genomic window TTGGCTAAGAGTAATTCCATAATCTATCAGCACAACCGCAAACCATGGGTGCAATAGAAAATGAAATTCTACTTCAAAGATATATAGAGGAAGATAAAAGCCTTTTCCATTTGTAGGAGTATTGATCATTCTATGAAACTTAAATACTACACTGAAATTATACTTCTAGGTAGGCAATTTCATTTCTCAAAGTGCTAAAATAGTCGCCATCTTCTTTGTCGTGGTAGTGCATTCCCAAACATCTCTCTTTATGGGAATGTCAAATAGATGCCAATTATTACACCTATGAAGATTTTCCTAAAAGAGCTTGCCTCGAAAATACTTCACCTTGTCTCGAAAATCCCGTGCATAAGACCACCTCGCCAACAAATCATCAGAATTGAATCCACAAAATCCAGAAAAAATCTTCCAAAAGTAAAAAAGACTTATTATTCCATCACTTCCTAGCTTCAACTTCTCAAAATTGAGCCCTACTATAGTTAGTCAGGTTAACTTAGACATGCCTTAAATCAGACCATCCACCACTTTACCCCTGGACCTATGTAGTAGGGTACTAATGTTGTGGGATCTATGTCAAGCTCCTCCTCATTTAATAAACTTCTATTACTAAAGAGACTTCAACTTTCTCCGTAGTCCTCTAAATCTCACTATAACCTTCTTAAATACTACTAATAATTTTTAGTATAATTATGGGAATCAACCGCAACCTCCATTATTTAGGCTCCGTTCTCCAGTCCATTTGAGATGGACTTTTGCAAGAAAAagtctttttttctttaaaagcaatgaagaacaaaCACCATTTCAGAATAATTTTCAGCTTAAAAAAGTACTTTTTGGCAGATGgagaagttgaaaattttaacttttcttcagccaaaagtgcttttggctgataatttctatttttaaccTGTATTCTCCCCAGAAAACGTTCTTTCCTCTGGTTCTTTGGCTGTACccattttttttcacattttctcTTTCAAAGTTCTTTCCTCTGGTACTTTGTTCCTCTTCCGCCGGtgagtttcttttcttcttcttcttcttcttcttcttctatttaattattcattatgctttagtttttagttgttttctgattgtttgatttttataaaaattttacagAAATTAATTGACTGATTTTACAGAAATTCTTTCTCcctaaaattaattgtttgatTTCGTTTCAGGAGGAAATATTTGTTACTGTGGCCTGTTATCATCTTTTCCCtacttatttttctttcacaaGTTGCATATCTTGTTATATGGGCTGTTGGAGGCTATAAACAGAGTGTAGGAGATGCTTCGTGGCTTAAGATTGGTTTTATGATGTGAGGATATATTTTGTGTTCTTTAATTCTTCTGTTCCTTTAGTCTCTGCATATTTTGACAGTTTGTCCCTTTGGCTATGCTTTTGCAGAATCCAGTTTATGTAGTGATATTGTTGCACTATGTACTCTCCCCACCCAAAACAGGATCCATTTAGCAATCCTATATGCATGTTTTAGGATTAACTCATTGCATGCAGAGGATATGAACTAGAGCTGATTTTATTCACtttgttaaatgaattaaatcAAGTTCAACACTCTTCCCCCAATTGTCTCTCTTCTAAAGCAGTAATGAAGCCTTATTATTCTCTTCTCATTTTGTGTCAATGGTAGCACATGTTTTACCAGTGGAATATTTCTCTTGTGATCTTTGGGGCCTTGTGGATTGGAGGTGAAATTATTGATCTCTGTAGCCTACTTAAAGCTTATAAGTTAGCTACTAGAACTTCTAAAGCATTATTTTGCCTTATATTCAATTTAGAGTTCTTGTCAATCTAGTCAAAGGTTTTCATGTGGTAACAGAACAAACGAGTTTCCTCTGCGAACAAATGCTTTGTGTTTCAAGCAGTACTGAGTTGTATCCTTGCCAACTTAGTAATATCCAATGTATGCACAGACtgcattaataacatataatgtgTATGCTTGATAGTTTGCTATTTCGCTGGTTAGCCAATTGAAATGATCGCGTTGTTTATTTCATGAAAGGTTCCCATCTTAAAGTTGCTTCTTGTTTGCTTCTACCTGCTATTCAACTGGTTGTGGGAATTAGCCATCCCTCAAGGATTTCTCTGCCATTTTTCATTTGAAGTTGTATTAGGCTAGTCGATTGGTCTTTGACTAGCAATTTTCTAGGACTATTCAGGTGATTGCTTCTTGACTCTTTGTACATTgttctatttcattttctttgtcaATGAATTTGATTTTATCATTGGTTAATGTTTTTAGTAGCTTATGTTCTGTTTCGGAAGACTCTCCAGTTTTATGCAGGCTTCAGCATTTTCATGCTTTATGTGTATCAACTTCCTATAGAGTTCTCAAGTATGTTACAGTGGATAGTTGATTTTGTTGGTCTATTCAAAATATGTTGAACATCTGAGTGGACTGAAATTTGCTCTTCTGTTTCTTTTGTACTTTTTTACATCATGGTATGTACTAGTTTTATTACTATAGGTTTGATTCTGTTTAAAGATTTTAGCTGAACCTTTAAATGAAATGCAATACACTCTTCCCTCTTCCTAGAATCTTATATTATGAAATTGACTTCATTTGAGTCTTTCCTGTGTCTGACATTTGTCCATCTAATAGCATTTTCCCCATATTACTAATTTAAGATGGTTTGAAGTGTTTTCTTTCTATAAGAAAAATTTCCTGGACAGATATGAAGTATTTAGTTGCAAACTAGACTTTGGAGATTGATGACATTTTTGCCATTCTGGAtgcaatttttattcaatttgctcAATGAAATTGCAGTTGAAAATTTGAGAGCTTCCTAGTTGGAAaccacatatttatataatatatgttcTTAATAGTtttgaacaagttaaattaattataaagaaataatataattgagaacaagattaGAGCAGCTCTATGTATATGCTTAGTACATGTCTattgtgaatttatatttgctatataaatattatccctttttaaaactttaatccaaatatatgtaatattttaatttgttagacttatgttttctatgttatgttaatatctcatatgagttatatattcaaatatattttaaaataaaataatataaatgtgttaaaagcattaattaaaaataaaaaataatttttataataatacaattctgtcaatatctaattataaatatttaattattatatttaaatatttaaatatagtttatatattctaattaaatttaataaataattaatattagttacttagaaatatttaaaattaatattattattaaaatattaacaataagttataataaattcttttttatatttttgctaaaatatcataattttaactaatttgaacattatttaaatacatatttgttactttataatattatgtctaaaatggacattttattcttcaaaaatattttttgacagcaataccaagcactcaaattttacaaaagtacttctcaaaaacacttttcaaaaatatttttcaaaagcaataaAGAACGCTCTTATTCTTTATCAACAAATGATATATAAAGCATAATTAAATCCCATGACGCAATTGTCTCTCTTTTTTTCTGATGTAATGTAacatatttttgtctttttaattgtCTAGTGATAATTTAAAGGCAGGTAGAgtgtggttttttttttctttcttttaaaagaaagaaaagtaggaagatatttacagattcctctaACATTGGTAGAGATTAGTGAGCTAATATTAGATGGAAGAGTCAGAGACTAATTATGAACTTAAGACAAAAGCATTATACATAGGTAAATCTTAACCATTCAAGGATgttgtaaaatatttatatatgtacatatatagttGCGTATTTGCAGAAAAACAaaaccatataaatatatatatataacagtaGGGATCTACTGATTTTTCTGAGAGCGACATCCATAAACCAAAAATTAACAACAATAATCATCCTTTTCTCTtccaattataaataaattaatcaaattttagtCATTGATGACAAATCATTAATTGTGCATTAGTGATTTGCTCCAACATCAAAGGTCGTTTGTGTTATTTCAGTGGGTAGGGGTCCCATACTTCATTCCAGCAAATCCACTCCTATTAATCTTGGAATTAAAAGCAATCAAACCCTATAAAACCGAAGAAACTTATATTATAGCCACACCTCcgaaaaaattgataaattaattattatacatgagattaaagagtaaaatggttatttttattaaaaaaattatttatttgtattgttaaaaatgaAGGAGTATACATGTAATTGTGGAGGCAAAGTGTATGGTTGCAATCATTTCATTGGAGACGTGTTTGTTTCATACGTAGATGATGCATGTTTTTCTTGCAAGTTTGGGATGCCTTGAAAGAATCTAATGTCATGCGTGTCCCACATCTCCCCCAATGAAATAAGGAGATATTTGTTTGTGTGTTGCActaaatatcatttaattaattgaaaataaacaaaggaGTCAAAGATTCCAATCCTTGATTGCCACTCCCTCCTTCCTTCCACCTTTATTGGTTAAGGATCCCACTTGCCTTCTTTTTTCTGTTTGCTATATGACTTGAAATTTGGTGTTGAAGTTTACTTCCTCTTTTACATTCATGATTTAACTTTGAttaataaaaagacaaaaaaatattgaGAGAAAGCATCAGAATCTTTAGTGTGTTGAAGCTAAAGAAAGGCTTTATTGGTTTACCTgtccttttcctttcttttcttctttctccatAGCCTGATGGCTTCATTTACATTAAAAGGAAAGAACCAGAAAGAGAAGCAAGCAAGCCAACAGAAGCAGTTGAATTGGGTGCAAGCAAATCCATGAATGGCCCAATGAGTGTGGAATAGGAATTAATTAGAATGACTTACAAATTCTTTTTGAGCTCTCACTAGATCTAAATGAATAGAATCAAACatttaaataagaattaagagttttatttattttttgatacaCAGACTTGAGTTCGAGATTTTACTTCACCCCAATAAATTCAAACAAGGCAAAGTATTAGAGATTAGAATTAGATACTTTGCTTGAAATCAAAGCTCCATAAATTTAGTCCAACCATTAAACACAAACCCCTTAATGAAATACAAATAGGAAGAGCAgtgctaaaaaaataaaaaataaccttAGGGAAAAGCTTTTTGCTTTTGTGTGTATGACTCGATCTATGGACGACCCTCCACTCCAAATTCTCCAATAAATAATCCCCACGCACCCACCTGAATATCAGCTCAAATCGAAACAAACATTTCACCAAATCTTcccttcctctctctctctctctctctctctgctcAACACCATATTAAATTAACACCAACCCTTGCCATATTTAAACTACACTTCACCACTTCTCTCATCTCTGTCTCTAATATTTCCAGACCGGACACCACCAGCAGTGTTTTTTGTTTACAGGCAGAAGGGAGAAAGTGGGTGTTGTGTTTTGTTTTTGGCTGATTCAAGTATTTAATGTGGAGAGAGGGATATAGTAACAGTAAACCTGGGAAAGTCAAGAGACCATTTTTTCGAAGGTATATTTGATTGCATCCATGAGATCACTGCGTCCCTGGCTTTGTTTAGGATGACCGAGTCTGCTTACAGAGTCGAAACCACCGCTCGTCTTGCTCAATGGAGGATAGATAATCTTGCCTCTTGCACTTACCGCAAATCCGATCCTTTCAAGATCGGCAACTGGAATTGGTCTGTCTCCTTTGATTTCTCTTCATCTTTTTCTTACAAAGAGtcaaagttaataataaataacaaaacTAAATGACCATATACCATGTTTTGATCATCCATTAGTTTCGTTTCTTATCCTTGGAATTTGGATAAACGTCCATCCATCATGGATGAAATCCTTTATGGGGCTTTAAACTTTGGTTTGTTATTGTTTCTCTTGAGTTGctagaattttttgttgtttATCATGATAAATCTGGATGAATATAAGTTTATTGGAACACTGTTCTTATACCTTGCTTTTTATGTGGATTGAAGGCATTTGTCAATGGAGAAGAACAGGGTATTGTATGTTAAATTATACCCAGAAATTTCGAATCTAACAAGAGACAATCCCCCAATTGCATCCTTCATCATCCGAGTTGTATGCTCAGCAGGGGATCGAAAGGCTTTCACTCATCCGGGTACATCCTGCCTGCTTCAAAACAGAACAATCACTAGTTAATATTTTGATTAAGCCTGTATATTTGTTTTTCATCTGTATGACAATTCAGATGATCCACATGATGGTGCAAAGTCATGTCCCTTCTTGTTACTATTTAGAGAACCTAATTTCCAATTCTATTGTCTCTGATTGTAGAAATAAAAGACAAACAGCTGAAGAGCAACGAAGATTTTGTCTGGCCAATCGAGGTTCCTTTGACGGGGAAATTCATAATCGACGttgaatttcttgatctaaaaaccGCATCTCCAAACGTAAGACTCAACCATCCAAAAGATAATAATAGGAGTAGGAGTTAATAATATCATACCTAGGTTAATAAGTTTGGTGTTGATTCACAGGGTGGGGAACCTTGCTCCATTTGGGCTGAAGGACTCACACAAAAGCAATCAAATGCCACAGCTCTTGCATGCCTTGGTCGGATGTTAACACAAAGCATCCACACAGATATCATTATTAATGCTTCTAATGGAAGCATTGGAGCTCATCGTGCTGTTCTTTCTGCACGATCGCCTGTTTTTCACAGCATGTTTTCACATAACCTGCAAGAAAAAGA contains:
- the LOC107922036 gene encoding BTB/POZ domain-containing protein At1g55760 isoform X2, with protein sequence MTESAYRVETTARLAQWRIDNLASCTYRKSDPFKIGNWNWHLSMEKNRVLYVKLYPEISNLTRDNPPIASFIIRVVCSAGDRKAFTHPEIKDKQLKSNEDFVWPIEVPLTGKFIIDVEFLDLKTASPNGGEPCSIWAEGLTQKQSNATALACLGRMLTQSIHTDIIINASNGSIGAHRAVLSARSPVFHSMFSHNLQEKELSTINISDMSIEACQALLCYIYGNIKHEEFLAHRLALLRAADNYDISDLKEACHESLLEDIDTKNVLERLQNAALYQLPKLKSSCMRYLVRFGKIYDIRDDFNAFLQCADRELITDIFHEVLNTWKGF
- the LOC107922036 gene encoding BTB/POZ domain-containing protein At1g55760 isoform X1; the encoded protein is MTESAYRVETTARLAQWRIDNLASCTYRKSDPFKIGNWNWHLSMEKNRVLYVKLYPEISNLTRDNPPIASFIIRVVCSAGDRKAFTHPGTSCLLQNRTITKIKDKQLKSNEDFVWPIEVPLTGKFIIDVEFLDLKTASPNGGEPCSIWAEGLTQKQSNATALACLGRMLTQSIHTDIIINASNGSIGAHRAVLSARSPVFHSMFSHNLQEKELSTINISDMSIEACQALLCYIYGNIKHEEFLAHRLALLRAADNYDISDLKEACHESLLEDIDTKNVLERLQNAALYQLPKLKSSCMRYLVRFGKIYDIRDDFNAFLQCADRELITDIFHEVLNTWKGF